The Solanum dulcamara chromosome 6, daSolDulc1.2, whole genome shotgun sequence genome contains the following window.
gatttgagagagaggaggatgaagattagggttctttggaggtgaaagactgaaaATAAATGAGCCAAAACGCgtccaagttcgtatatatggatattaggtaatttttccaaaatgccCCTACAAAATCTAGAAAACTGGAAAAGTCTGTGATAGGTTTGCGACATGGACGTGTCGCGCACCTTTCTATTCgataaaaaatgaaatctggaaaaattgtcAAAGTTCGCTTCGGGTCCGCGACGCGGAATCTTCGCGGACCTCTCTAGTCAaccaagcataacttttgactacggactcagaaaaataaaatcttggtggcgttggaaataagactcaaagaaatttaatttgataggttatgggccgcccaattatttatattctaggagatatggtcgtttgaagtttacccttatacgaactcattcgaaaacttagcctataaattttttttggaatCGGCTTGATggtagagatcccttatgaccctaaaacacatctaatactcttaaaatacttaggaattaatcctaactcatatatatataactaaaagTCACCAAGTTTGATCCTATACGCCTAAAAAGAATGGTTCGaatcttggcatagaaatttttgagatgttacaTTAAACCTAGAGCAGCAGTAATTCCAAGTTTCCACCTTTCAATGCACAACAATGAAGTTAAAAATAGGATGATTGCTGAGGAAATAAAAGCAATTCGATTAATTACTGTAATCAAAACCCCATATCTACCAGATGGAAGATTCGATCTTGAGGCTTATGACACCTTAGTAAATTTGCAAATCGAAAATGGCTTCGAGGGTATGATTGTTGGTAGAAGTGAAGGTGAAGGTCAATTGATGACTTGGGATGAACACATCATGCTCATTGGTCACACAATCAATTATTTTGGTGGATCAATCAAAGTCATTGGAAAAACAGAAAACAATTCCACGAGTGGAGCAATCCATGCGACAGAACAATGATTTGTTGTAGGATTTGGATTAGAAAGTGTTTTGAATTAAGTTGAAGAGAGAAGGTGAAGTATACAGAGAAAATAAACTAAAAGCATACGAAAAGGGTAAAACATTTAGGCGTGGGTTTTCACCCAAGATTACCGCGATTTGATTTGATCCTATTAATGCGTTGTCTGATTGTATTTATCTCTCTCCACATAATTATCTCTTATTAATTGTgatctaaataaaaaaaattataaagaatttaatttaaactaattttaaataaatagagaTATGTTAAGATCTGAAAATAAAATGTTATAAGTTGAACATACATAAAACTACATTTAAACCTTTAAATATTGACTCTTAAATACATGTATGGTGTAAATTATTAGGAATATTTGCATACAATATTCAAAATTAATCTTGAGTCAGTCTAAAGAGGCCTTTGAGTGACAAAAATTGATCAACAAAAGAGCAtgttcatgttttttttttacttttttgaacAAGGAGtttcttccaaaaaaaataaataattaatgtgtTGTTAGATTCTGCAATTAAATTCTTGTTTGATATCTGAAAAGCTCGATTCTTTTGTATAACATGTATATGGTGACATCATAAATAGGCACTTAGTCGAATGACAGAagctaaatgaatattttctcaaaatttcatcatatatttaaACATTTTTACGTTgttaaaataacatatatttaCACAAATGGATTGTGACCTCAGAAAAACAATTTGTGGAGATACAGAATTGATCAATTAGTAGAAGACTTTATGATTCAAATGGCTCTTTGATCAATTCAAATTCTTTTCAATTAAGAAATGCTAATTGTGCTGGACTAATTCTTTGTACTTGATGTGTCCTTTAAATTATCCATCATATAATTAATGAAGCAAACATCCAACGTAATCATTGAACAAATCAAATGGAATTAAGTTGACAACATGAGTTTCCAACAATATAAATACCACCATTTCAATTCTTTGTTTCCTCAGCAAGATATACACGAAAAATAACAGCTATGGCAAAGCATACTATTTTTCTCGCCCTTCTCTTCTGCATCTTCCTTGTTGCTGCAACTGGTGAATCAAGAATAAATGACATGATTTATTTAAGATTacgaatttttaaaaaaaatatttttattaaattttgtgaCTAGTAAAACATGTCCAATAAAATGAAAAGGAGGCGGTGTTAATAGGAaatttttacaatatttattttctcattcttgCAGAAATACAAATGGCAGAAGGCAAATATTGTTGGAAAAAAAGTGACAAGTGGAATGGGCCTTGTCAATACTCTTACAAATGTAGTCATCATTGCAAGCACTACTATGGAGCTAAATATGGTATCTGTAAGAAGTACAAACCATGGGGTCACAAATATTACTGGGCAAAATATGCTTGCTACTGCTACTCACCTTGCCACTACTAAAAACCTTCAAGTGTCTCATGGCTTGGCTTCGACAATGcagataaataaaaagataccTATTTTATATGTGTAACAACGTAATAAGGCTGATTTATGAGTGTAATCAGTTTGGGCAAGCTTTGCGTGATGACGAATTATATTGTATGCCTTTCTATTATTAATTGATGTGAACTATGATATTTTTCTATATAAGTATATTTTGCATGTGTAAATTTCACgatccaatttctcaggtcatgatgacgcctactatgACCCTCTGGTAGGCAAGCCGACTCATATCCCGGAACTGTGAGTAACGGGATATCAatgtagaagaccaacaatatAAGCTAAAACAATAATGAAATAACGAGAACACAAATGAACAGCGaaggaaaattaaaatatatacaactcaAAAGATCCCTCTCAGAATCAGGATGTCATATttatagagctactacaaaattagtacaagtcctaaaagtggaGCACGAAAATGGTGTTTCGAAGAGCAAAAGACAGACAATAAATTCACTATAAACGTGAAAATAAATACGTACAAATTAGAAGTGCTCATAGGACTTCAACCAAGGAGAAATTTTCTATGAAAACTTATTACCATAAGAATTAAAAGACATTTTGACCACAAACGATACCAAACAGTTCACATCTCACAAAATAATATACCTGCtacaattttcttttcaaacttCGGAGATAAATGAAAATGTTGATGTCCAAATAGTCAGGGTTTATCCAAATgaatacatatcttaacttGAATAAATTGCATAACTTTAGGTCCATTTTGGTTAGTGAGATCTTCTTGGGAGTATTGTTTAGCCATTGGGCACTGctagaatatatgaaaatatattgtaacagattgtatatatttagttcgtaatatagagatatttagtttatttagttTCTAACATAGAGATATATAGTTTCCTTAATTATAGCCTAATTATACTCTTGTATTTGTGTatataaactattgaggttaatgaaataaatcaagggATTAATCTCTTTCATGATATCAGATTTCTAGGGCACGATCCgaccttcttctttttctcgGATTCCTGctaccgccgcgccctcctctCCCTCTTCCTCTCTTCTCAATCATCAGTCTAACTCCAAATTTTGCGTTCATCCTTCTCTTGATGTATCCaacatcaagaaccatgttTCCTTCACTCTTAAAATGGAGAACGTACAATATTCCACATGGAGGAACTCTTTAAGATTCATGCAAGATCCCATTGGGTGATTGATCATATTATTCATCCGACAACGAGCACGGAGAAACGACCTCAACAAGGGAGGACAAAGAACTGTGGTCCACCCTAGATGCCACCATTCTCCAATGGATCTACGCTACTATCTCTCATGATCTTTTGCATACAATTCTTGAACCCGACACCACGACGATGGAGGCTTGGAATCACTTGCATGACATATTCCAAGATAACAAAGACTCTCGTGCTGTCACCTTTGAGTATGACTTCACTCATGTCGACATAGAAGATTTTTCGAATGTCTATGCCTATTGTCAACATATCAAATCTCTGGCGGATCAACTCAAGAATGTCGTCTCCCCGATTGCTAAAGATCGACTAGTTCTTCAACTGGTCTCTGGACTTACAGAGCCCTACCAAGGTGTGGCCACTCTTATTCACCAACGTGACTCATTGACTCAATTTTATCAAGCCCGTCCGATGCTCACTCCCGAGGAGGCTGGCCGTGCCAAGAAAGTGACCCAAATCTCTTCCGCTACCTTATTTACTCACTCATCCGAGGGTCTTCCTGATGTTCCTAATAATTTTTCTTCCAACCGCAATTCTAATGGTGGGAAGAAAAACCACAATCGAAGCAATAATGGGAAAAAATATCGTGGCAACAATGGTGATCGTGGAGGTGGTAAAGGAGCTACTATaaatggaagtaatgcaagccGTGGTGGTCAATTGGGAGGTGGCAATAACCGCGACACTGGGCATCAGTCAGCGAGGCAAAGCCCTCCACCCTCTTCTCCATGGGATGGCGGGCAGTAGTGGTTATGGATGGCATCATGGGGTCCTTGGTCTATACCACCGTGTCCATATCCTTCAACTTATTGGTCCCGACCCAATTATGGATTGCAGAGCCACTACGAGTGGGTGTTCTTAGCCCCCGACCTCAGCAGGCCTATATGCTAGCCCCTACTCCTACCAATATTTAAGCCGCCATGCATACTCTTGGGATCACTCCTCCGGATACAAATTGGTGCATGGACACTAGTGCCACTTCTCACATGAAATCCACGCAAGGTAACCTAATAGACCTAATCATGTGTATTTGCTGAAGAAATCACTTTATTGGCTGAAACAAGCTCCGTAGGCTTTGTATAAGCGATTTGCTGATTATGTTCGTACCCTTGGGTTTTCTCACAATCAAATCGATCATTCCTTGTTTTTTTATCATCAAGGTAATCCTATGTCTGATCTTTTGTTGTATGTCGATGATATTGTTTTAACTACTTCCTCTGATGCGCTCCATCGGTCTATCATATTGCTTCTTAGCTTCGAATTTGCTATGAAGGATTTGGGTATGTTGAGTTATTTCTTAGGCATTGCTGTCACTTCTCATACAggtggtttatttttatctcaaaGGAAGTATGTAGCCGATATCATTGAATGAGCTGGCATGTCATCGTGTAAGCCATTTCCTACTCCGTTTTCTCCAAAACCAAAGCTAGGGGCTACTACGAGCATACCGTTTGAAGACCCTTCTCTTTATCGGAGTCTTGCAGGGGCACTGCAATACCTCACATTCATGAGACCGGATATTACTTATGCTTTGCAATATGTATTCTTATTCATGCATGACCCACGGGATGAGCACATGAATGCTCTCAAGCGCATAGTGCGCTACCTATAAGGTACTTTGGATTATGGTCTTCACTTTTATCCCTCTTCTACAACCACTCTTGTCTCGTATTGGGTGCCCCGATACACGACATTCAACTTCGGGTTATTGTATCTTTATGGGTGATAACTTGATCTCATGGTCCGCCAAACGTCAAGCTACTTTGTTCCATTCAAGTGTAGAGGCAGAATACTGAGGGGCTGCCAATGTGGTTTCTGAGTCGTGTTGGTTGCGAAACTTGCTTTTGGAACTTCATTGTCCTATTCCATGGGCTAATTTGGTTTATTTTCATAATGTTAGTGTCATTTAATTGGTTGGTAATCCTGTTCAGCATCAACgcactaagcacattgagatggATATACATTTTTTACACGAAAAGGTGACTCTTGACCAGGTTCTAGTGTTACATGTCCCCTCTAGTTATCAGATTATAGATATCTTCACCAAAGGCCTTCCGTTGGTattatttgaggatttttaGGACAGTCTTAGCATTCGATGACCTCCCGCTTCGACTGCGGAGGTGTGctagaatatatgaaaatatattctgacagattataacagattgtatatatttattttatttaattccaaatataaagatatttaaatttattaattatagaCTAATTCTACTtttgtatttatgtatataaactattgagggtaatgaaataaatcaaaggATTAATCTATTTCAGGCACATAAAATTGCACCACCAAAAAGAACTTAATAAATGTGTGGACTTACCGACTGaaacaaatattaaaaaaatataacatcTATTAATGTAATGATCTtcgaggtcatttttgtatttttgcgTGTTTTTACTAGTTTGTCCCACTCTGTAGATTCCTTGTAGCTTTTTATGATTTGGGGTTGGGTGGAATACTTCCCAAGGAGGTTGGATAAGTTTCGCGCGAGTTTTTCCCTTTTGGAGCCTTTTGTTGTAAAAGAGTTTAGTTTAGTCAACATTCCGAGATTCTGATATCGTTTGAGAATTTTGATAGTTGCATCAGTTTCAAAAAGGTCCTTTTGGTCTAGTAGGATAATTGGTTTGGATTTCAAGGCttttgttttgagtttgtggCATTAGGAATTTTAACTATCAAGTTTATCCAATGTTTAACATCAGCCGATATTCTTGGTCGGTGTGTCCAAATGGAAATTATGACAGTATGGTTAGATTCGAAACGGCGAATTGTTATAGAACTatctttgatttgatttttcgaAGTATTGCATATTTATAGTATGTAGTGCAAGTGCAAGTGCAAGAAGGATTATTTGAGGAATTTTGTTAATGGATTAAACGTGTTGAGCAAGGAACTTGTGTTCCacattgaaatattgttgaacTTGCATAATAGGAAAGAGCTTTGGAATCGAGAGAAAAGCGTTTGTACGcggacaaaaataaggaaattATGTGTAAGTAGAATAAGAATCCCTAACCAAACTAATTTATAACTGGTttgatcaaatattttaaaatttatcctattttgaaaattactttaaaaattatttttgtaagaaataactcatttttgacttatcattttaaaatatttttgaccataaattttataaatgtcatatttaatttaagaaatttCAATTTCTGACGGTAGTTTCTAACTATTTTGTTTGTTATCAATCTACTAATTAATATCCTAATTAATGGTATCAATCTTTTGTTTTAGTTTCTCTTTCCTCCTtttttctatgatattttttttattggtttgaatattgatatcatgtcataacccaagcctagggccaaGAAAGGACAcgatgaatgagacacccggaggtacctcacccaagcctcttagcattcattaaacatttcattgtaatgataaaaaaatcaagCAGAAAACAAGAGGGACGTAGGGACTAAGGTGCTTCACAGTTAATAAGaatcaaagacaacataacatctttttctatgtccaaccataccttctacattaaagacttggcgggggctacgacatgtccctagctcaccctcaaaataagtgtcaagaagtgtcttaataaaagtcttaatgttatacataatataagcttagaataaaaaggatgttgttcccgaaccatgggaactcaccataaccaatcttcaaactaattcgaGCTAGTCACGTGGAGGAGGTTGGAGAGCAATGTCGgttcctacatagtgatatcatgtaggaaatattatgtgttagtactttgaatgtactaagcaaGTGAGTATagtatgaaatgaagaacataagggagacatgagtaagcaatatgcataaatgaatgcatgaattagatatcatcatatgaaaccctaaaatattcattttgtgggaaagtgaccataaccgatatttaagaccatgggagctattacatggaatctaacataagCCCCAACGTTGGaacggagagactacttgtcgggtagaactctgtcagcttcaacattctttaactttaactttattggctaattgtggatccactagcctaaatagcctacaagggatcctatggtggcacatagttaatgcaacatgagactttacttaagaaccccttaggtcgagtccctatctacatgctacattcggtgctaggtcaaattccatggaataacatttatatatcataataacataagaattgtACAACTTTATGTCATGCcacgggagggtaccctagacgtggccggcactcgaagaacATTGCTGGtcctcaagcgaaccacttgatccaatcacacatctattcattcaatcaatcagcggaaggcttacaataaagaaataattaggtggcCAATCTCactcaacaatctaactcaagaaagaaaagcCATGGGTCAACAAATCAatctccaatctatgtcattaaataatttgacaagaacaattcaagaaaataaaatactcaatcgacccattactatctagtctatgaagcctctatcactactatctaattggtgtcaatgacaggttcatggctcctcaaatcagaatgaaaaagactaaactcaatgcaagaataaaataagtggtgtcctccgaatgtaggggaggactcagcaataagctgagtgtgaatagatcctcaatggtgcgcctattgatgatctcttaaacctgtctctacatcatgaaatgatacaggtccaaatagacgtcagtatatggaatgtacgagtatgtaatacagcagaatgaaacatgtgtCACAATAAAACAATACCGACTCAAATATCTCAAGTaataaagataagagatacTCAATCAAGTTGTTATAAGTTtaaagtaagaacacagtttagacaaaccaatcaaatacaatccgattcaatcacatacaatctgatccaatccaatcaaatacaatctaattcaatccaatcgttTACAATTcgatcacataccatccaatccaatccaatcatattcaatccaatccaatcctaTCCAATTGTTTACAATCCAATAACATACCATTCAATCTAATCCAATTATATACgatcaactcaataataaaatcAAAGGACTTAATTCAATAGATacgcaaattagaatttagcaaggTTTTACAAATCAAGTCAATCAGCTTCAATCTCAATCAAAttaatcatatcaagcacaatccactcaattgggagtttctctaacggACAACAATTACCACATGAGCaaatgatagtacaacaagcctaAGTTGTttccacatccgttcataccttgccagggtaagaacgaatcaacaatcatggatccataaccaatcaagtcctatcatgtcaagacagtaatttaggaaacatccgactttaacggtccaatcctcccctacgtttggcgatgtagttattggtttgagtatggactattttcttacccaatttggtactcgatactcctcccaagactcaatatgctcatatctatcaagtgagtaaaatactcaaaatactcatttagtctcttaggacttattttcaaatcaactcatttagtcttattagactcttttcaaaactcattcaaactggtctcattggaccttcattcacaatcaactcatctcaatcatcaaactcttgttttaaaaatttgatactatctcaactcaatgaatgcagaaaatattagatgcgtttaaaatataatttcaactcctcaactcaaactcaaaatagacatttttatgtaaaaatgttcaactcatttaCACTCAAAATACTAATGttcaaaaaatgataatttagagacttctcaaacacaatttatgcttaaactctttttaaatcaaagatgaaaataattattttttaaactcaaaatagtgtataaatagtttatgcaaaaatgttcacaaatcatttatttaaaactccttctcaaataataatttatactcatatgactccaatcaaatcaaattatgcaaatcacatatcacgtagtcacattagactccaatctatttcacctcaaacatcatcatcaacatacctctttatcaatcattctacccatgttaaataaccaccattcacatcatcatcaaacataatcattcacatcatcatcaaacatcatcattcacatcattatcaaacatcttgcttcaaaatttttatttaattttatatttcatttatagaaacaaaaatgaaattctagctctaccaatgttttatttctttgtatgccattcacattcataactataccaattcattattttcattccaatcaatacatatatataaaaaaaccatccatctcaacctcaagataaattatgaccaaaaaggaaatctcatcttggtttTCAtttgaatgaaacatgaatccatactctcaacaaaactccactcaagaacaccatcattacatatgaatttatatacaaaaaatcaTTTGTAGTctataatatgaaagataactatttagtaattcaattcatgaaaattatcaatcaattaatagtatataaaaGAATATTctataatttaggaaaaattcaagaa
Protein-coding sequences here:
- the LOC129891114 gene encoding defensin D1-like, with protein sequence MAKHTIFLALLFCIFLVAATEIQMAEGKYCWKKSDKWNGPCQYSYKCSHHCKHYYGAKYGICKKYKPWGHKYYWAKYACYCYSPCHY
- the LOC129892922 gene encoding uncharacterized protein LOC129892922; its protein translation is MEAWNHLHDIFQDNKDSRAVTFEYDFTHVDIEDFSNVYAYCQHIKSLADQLKNVVSPIAKDRLVLQLVSGLTEPYQGVATLIHQRDSLTQFYQARPMLTPEEAGRAKKVTQISSATLFTHSSEGLPDVPNNFSSNRNSNGGKKNHNRSNNGKKYRGNNGDRGGGKGATINGSNASRGGQLGGGNNRDTGHQSARQSPPPSSPWDGGQ